The DNA segment CTCCGGAAAGATCGTAATCGGCGGATTGAACCACTTTTTAGAAAACGTGATTCGACTGATGGAGCTTCCGAAAAAAGTGGAGATTTATCATTCCTTGGAAGAAGCCAAAAAAGCATTCTCATAGATTTTTTCTTCCAAAAGATCCAGAAGAGTTTTTAAACCCCATCCTTGATAAGCGGATACCAGAACCGTATCCGCGTGAGAATCAATTCCCAATTCTTCCTTCAAATCCGCAATCGCTTCCAAACCGGGTCCGTTATTCAAAATTTCCCGAGAAGATTTTTTATATCCGCTGGAAAATCCTTCTTCAGACGCCAAGGTTTTGAATTTTTCGAGATGATCGATTTTATTGTAAACCTGAATCATCGGTATATGAGAAAGATCTAATTCTTCTAAAATCTTTTCCACCGCTTCCATCTGCAACTTATAATCCGGATTGGAAATATCCACCACGTGAACCAAAAGATCAGAATCCCCCAACTCTTCCAGAGTCGCTTTGAACGCATTGGAAAGTTCGGGAGGAAGATCGTGGATAAATCCAACCGTATCCGAAATGATAATTTCTCTTTCCTCCGGAAATCGGATTCTTCTCGTCGTGGGATCCAGAGTCGCAAATAATTTGTTCTCGGATAATACCTCGCTGTTGGTGAGAGAATTTAAAAGCGTGGACTTTCCTGCGTTCGTGTATCCGACGATACCTACAACCGGAAGTTCGTTTCTTTTTCTCTGACGGCGATTGATCTCCCTTCTTTTTTTGAGGGATTTGAGCTCCACTTCGAGTCTCGAAATTCTCTCTTCGACTCTTCGTTTTCCGATTTCCAGTTTTGTTTCCCCCGGTCCTCGTCCTCCGATTCCCCCCGTCAATCTGGACATATTGTCATCCAGCTCCGTTAGTCGCCCTTTGAGATATTTAAGCTGAGCCAATTCTACCTGAAGTTTACCGTCTCGACTTTTCGCGTTTCTTGCAAAGATATCCAGAATGAGTTGTGTTCTGTCGATCACTTTGATGTCCGCGATATCTGAGATCTTCTTCGCCTGAGAAGGAGTGAGTTCGAGATCAAATACAAGAAGTTCGACGTGTTTCTGAATCGCCTTTAAGATGATCTCTTCCAGTTTTCCTTTTCCCAAAACAGTCGAAGGATCCAGTCGATTCTTTCTTTGAATAAACGTATCCACCACGTGAACCTCCGCGGTCCTACAAAGTTCTTTCAATTCCGCGATGGAAAGAGATGGATGTCTTTTTACGTTTCGCTCGGGATACACGCCTACTAAAAAAGCTCGATTTTCTTTTTGTGCGTCCTTGAGATTGGTTCTGGAACGAGAAAGCCGAGACTCGATTTCCAAGATTTCATCCAGAATTCCCTCCGAAAGTTGGCCGGGATATTGTTTGGGCAGAACGGTCCAAAGCTCCTCTTCCGAATCCGGATTGAAGTGAGCGGAATAATACCCGCTCGGATTTCCGGACGAATCCATAATCACTGCTGTGATATAATCCAAGCGTAAAAGAGCTAAGTCAGTCAAGTCTTCCTGATTGAGCGTTTCCCCCTTTAAATGCGTGTGAACAAGCCTAAGACCTCTCAATCTCGCCTCGGAAGTACGAAGACGATCCAAAAACGGAATTTCTATGGAATTATCGGATCCAACCAACACATGAGTAACGTATCCCGATCGATCGATCAGAATTCCGATTTGTTTACTGATTTCTAAGGATAATTCGCAGAGAGTGCGTGAAATTTCTTGACTAATGATTACATCTTCTCGGATTCTTTTTTCGGAAATTTTTTTCAGTCTTTGAATCTGGTTGGATTTGAGGCCGTTGAGGTTACCGCTGAGCTTGCTAATAAAGAATATTCTCCTTTTCCTAAAACGTAACAGCTTTACCTTTATCCGTCAAGCATTCCGATTCTCGGAAATCATGCTTGTCATGGAAAAAAGCAAGAAAAAGCTGAAAAAGCTGACGAACTTAATAATAGTATTCTCAGTTAAAAATTTTATCCATCGAAGGTTCTGATGTCCTTATATTCAAAAGTAAACAAATTGATTTTTTGCGCAATTCTCATCTCGACCACGGGTTGGGTTCTCAATGCGGAATCCGGCAAACTTAATTTTGGAAATACGGAACTTCCAAAACCGGTGGATGCTCCGAATGCATCCGCATCGGATTCGAATTCTACCGAACCTTCGACCGAAAACAATTCCGGTGGTCCGAGCGCGGACGATCCCCGAAATCTTACGGAAGAATCGGACGGAGTTTCTTCCTATGAAAAACTAAAACGAAAAGATCTGACCGCCAAAGAAAGAGAGGAAATTTTATACGATCTTTCGCTCAAAAAAGGAATTCTAACCGTTTTTCGCGCTGAAACGGAAAAACGTTATAAACTTTTGGATAAAATGGCTTTGACACATTCGATTCCGAGAGTCAGAGCCGCGGCAGTTTTAGCACTTGGAAGAATGGGACGATCAGGAGTAAAAACTCTGCATCATGTAGTTGAACGCGACGGTGAGGCGGTAAAACAAGCGGCCTATAAAGCGTTAGCCGATATCGGCTCCCCGTCCTCTTTGGATTATTTTTTTAGGGGAATCAAATCCAACGATCCCGAAATTCAATTCGCTTCTTGGAGAGGAATGGGAAAAACAAATGATCCCTCCGCAAGAGACGCGCTGCTTCGTCAGGGAATCCGTTCCACGCGTACGGAAATCGTAAAAGCATCTCTTTTAGGTCTTGCGGCGTTTCAAGTAAACGAAGACTTAAAACTTTTCAAAACGTATCTGGATTCGGAAGATCCGGAGTTGCAAAAAACCGCGATCGAAGCTTTTGGAATCCATAAAACAAGAGCTTCTTTGAAAATATTGGAACAAACCCTCGAAACAAAACCGGAACTCGTAAAAAACATCATCGAAGCGATCGGTCAAAACAAAAGTCTTTACGGCACTTATTCGTTTATTAGAATCTTGGAAAATTCCGCTTCCGACGAGTTGACTCAGAGAATCATAGCTCAACTTCATATGCGGAAAGCGTTTTATCAGTTCGGAACCGTAAATGTGGAAGGAGGTTTCGCGCAGGAAAATCCGTATCCGACTTCCCGCAAACTCAGAGCGTTGACAGCCGGAGAAGTTGGAAAAATTCTACAAAAAACGGATCGAAGATTCATCCAAAAAGTCGGAGATAAATTTGTAGAAGATCATTATTTTCTGGTTTTGTTGGAATCCAAAAATCCGGAAAGTTACAATGAAACCGTAAAGTCTTGGGTATTCGGTCCTTATCTCAAACTCAGAACCGTCAACGCTCCTCCAAAAGAGAAAAAAAGAAAAGGAAAGAAATTTAAAAAAACAAACGATACGCCCGCGTCTGACATGGAGGAAACCGATTCTGCAAATCCGACGAACAGCGAACAAACTCCGTCGTCTGAAAACGGTCCTCCTTTAGAGAATTGATTCGTAAGAGATTTTCTTTTTGAGAGAAGTCGGCTGGAAAACTACCGTTCCGGCTTTTAACGGAACTTTCGGAACCATCCATCCGATTCCCGCAAACCAGGGAAGAACGGACGAGGAAATCGACATCACACCGGGAAAATCAAAGCCGGTGGTTGCGATGATCTTATTTCCCTGATACCCATCCTTGTGAATGTTTCGGATCATCCAAAGACCTGAAGTTTGAGTTTCCATCGTGATGTCAGTTACAATCGTATGAAACCGATTCTTATCCTGAGAATAAAATTTCCAACCTTCCACGGCGTCCACGGCCCTTACGGTTTCAAATCCTTTTTTTTCAAACCAAATCTTTAAATTGTTTGCGTAGCGATCGTTGTCGTCTACGATCAAAACGATCTTCTTCATGGTAGTACTCCGTTATTGGTCGCAAATTGATTGTCCGAAAGTTTACGATAGATTCCATTTTGTTCATAAAGGGAATTGTGATCCCCTTCTTCTACGATTTTTCCGTTGTCCATCACGATGATTCTCGGAATATCCTTGATCGTGGAAAGTCTATGAGCAATTACGAATGTGGTTCGATTGGTATACAAGCGGCGTAACGCATCGCTCACCAATCGTTCCGATTCTACGTCGAGCGCCGAGGTTGCCTCATCCAAGATCATAATCTCCGGATCCCGCAAAAGCGCTCTTGCAATTACGAGTCTTTGTCTCTGGCCTCCGGAAAGATTCAAACCTCTGACTCCGAGAATACTATCGTATCCGTTGTCCATTTTTTTGATAAAGTCGTGTGCGTGCGCCAGTCTCGCGGCACGGATCACATCCTTGCGAGTGGCTCCCGGTTTTCCATAAGCGATATTGTCCGCAACGGATCCGTGAAACAAAAAGATGTCCTGGGTTACGATACCGATCTTTTTTCGCAGATCTCCCAGACTGATGTCTCGAACATCGGTTCCATCAAATTCGATGGTGCCGGAACTCGGATCGAAAAAGCGTGGAAGTAAGTCCATAAGAGTGGACTTACCACAGCCGCTCGCTCCGATGAGCGCGATCGTTTCCCCCTTTTTTACTTTGAGATTGATGTCCTTTAAAACCGCGGCATTGGTCCCGGGATAAGAAAAAAATAAATTCTTAAACTCGATACTCGTTTCCAGAGGAGGGGCGGAGATTTTACTTTCTTCGCTGTGATCTTCGGTTTCCAAATCGACGATTTCAAAAATTCTTTTTCCGGATGCGATCGCCTGCGTGATCTTTCCCACCATCTGGGAAAGCTGGGTCAACGGACGCAAAAGAAAAAGCAACGTCAACAGGAAGGCCATAAATTCCCCCTGAGTGAATCTTCCGTTATAGATAAGGCTCGCACCCGCGGCGAAAAATCCCAAAACTACGATCGAAGAAGTCAACTCGACAAGAGAAGGCGCGATCTGGAGATAAAATTGACCCTTAAAATTTCTACGATAAACGTTGTGATTGATCTTTCCGAACTTTGTCTGTTCGTATTGTTCCGTGTTAAAAACACGGATCACCTTGATTCCGGAAATCATTTCCTGGATATTCGCGTTCAAATCCGCCATCTTTTCCTGGGAACGAACCGTGGACTTTGTGATCTTTCGAGTAAACAAGGTTACCGGAAGAATGATGACGGGCACAGTAAGACAAGCGACTACAAGAAGTTCCGTATTCAAATATAATAAAACCATCAAGTGAGTAATGACATAAAAGAAATTGATCGTCGCGTCCCGAAAATTGCTGGAAATCACTGCCGCAACGACCTCGACGTCGTTGATGATTCTGCTCATCATCAAACCGGTTTTTTCTTTGAAAAAGTAAGTCAACGGGAGCAGTTGATTTTTTTCAAACAACTCTTGTCGAATGTCGCGAACCGCCTTATATCCAGCAGTTGCGATACAAAATACGGATAATAAATACGTAATCAACTTGAGAAGATACAAAGGCATCACGATGATACAAATCGCCCAAACGACTTCTTTCGGTTCGAGTCCCTTGGTTCTTCCGTTGACCCATTCCTTTACGTCGATGAGAAGAAGTTTCGTTTTTTCCAATCCGTCTAAGGATTCCTCTCCAAATACTTTTTGTTTGATGAGAATTCTTTGTTCGGGTAAGGTGAGCTGAAGTTGAAACCGGGTTTGTTTGTCGTTTCCGAGAGAATCGAATAAAGGGATAAAGGCCGTGAGAGAAATCGCGTTTAAAATCGCGGTCAATAGAGCGAACGCGATTCCTAAACTGAATCGGTACTTATAACGTACAGAATAGGACAAAAGCCTGAGAAAAAGCTTCATAACTCCTGAACGATGGAAGAAAAGTTCCGGACCAAATCCAAGCCTGCGCCGGTCATAATCGATTCCGGATGAAATTGTACTCCGTAAAGATGCCTTTTGGTTTTGTGTCGAACCCCCATGATCACTCCGTCCGGAGTTTTAGATGCGACTTCCAACTCGGCGGGCATACTTTCCGGTTGGATTACGAGAGAATGATATCGCGTCGCTACAAAAGGAGAGGGAATTCCCTTGTAGATATCCTTTCCGTCGTGTTCGATGAGAGAAACCTTTCCGTGCATGATCGAGGGCGCTGAAACGATTTTACCGCCGTGAACGAGACCGATCGCCTGATGTCCGAGACAAACTCCAAAAATCGGAAGTTTTCCACCCAACTCGCGAATCACGTCCAAACAAACCTTGGAATCCTCGGGGCGCCCCGGTCCCGGAGAAAGGATGATACCTTTGGGAGAGAGGTCTTTGATCTCGCTCAAAGTGATTCTATCGTTTCTAAAAACTTCCACTTCGTTTCCGATCTGACAGAAATACTGATAGAGATTGTATGTGAAAGAATCGTAATTATCGATGAGGAGAAGCATTATTTCCATTCTCCTTTGAGTCCGTTTCTCGCAAACTCTACTGCCTTTAAAAGTGCGGCCATTTTGTTTTTTGTTTCTTCCAGTTCCAATTCCGGAACGGAGTCATACACAACTCCGCCCCCGGCTTGAAGATACGCGGTATCTCCGTAGAAAACGATGGTGCGAATGATGATAGCGAGATCGCTTTCGCCGGAAAAAGAAATATATCCGAGGGCTCCGGAGTAAATCGCTCTGCGTGTGTTTTCCAATTCGTCTATGATTTCCATGGCCCGGATCTTTGGCGCTCCGGAAACGGTTCCTGCTGGTAGGGTAGCCCGGATCAGATCGTAAACCGTTTTTTCCTCATCCAATTCTCCGGAACACTGACTTACGATGTGCATAACGTGAGAATATTTTTCGATCACCTTGAATTCGTTCACACGAACCGTTCCCGGCTTACAAACTCTTCCGAGGTCGTTGCGACCAAGATCGACGAGCATGATATGTTCCGCGATTTCCTTGGGATCGGCAAGAAGATTGTCTTCCAGAAATTTATCCTCGCTGGAATTCTTTCCACGCGGACGTGTTCCTGCAATCGGGCGAAGATGCGTCTGATTGCCGGCGTATTTGACCATAATCTCCGGAGAACTGCCCACGATCGTAATCTCTCCGAGTCTCAAATAATACATATAAGGACTTGGGTTTACGGTTCTCAAACCGCGATAGATTTGAAACGGAGAAACCTCCGGTTTAAACTGCACTTTCCGGGAAGGAACCACTTGAAAGATGTCTCCGGCCTTGATGTATTCCTTGGCGCGTTCCACATTTTTCTTATATTCTTCATCCGGAATATTCGGATTGAGCTGAAGAGTTCCCAAGACTTTTTTCGGATTTTTGATTTCTTCCGAAACAAGGCCGTTGGTGATTTCGAGTTCGATCGATTCTATTTTTTTAAGAATGGAATCGTAACATTCCCGCAAAGAAGCATGTTCTCCGATACGAGCGTTGACTACGATTCTCAAAACGTGATCGATATGATCGACCACTAAAAGTTCGTCATAGATCGCAAAGTAACAATCGGGAGCGTTTTCGTCCTCGGGTTTGGTATCGGGAATGGATTCGTAATAACGAACCGCGGAAAAAGAAAGAAATCCCACCGCGCCGCCCGCAAACGGAGGAAGACGATAGTCTTGGACATAAACGTCGTCTCCTAAAAGATTCTCCAAAAGAACCAAAGGATCGTAGGTGATGATTTCCGTTTCGGATTCATCCCCTTTTGTGATGTAGAATAAACCGTTTTTTCCTTGTAAAAGACGGGAAGGAGATTTTCCCAAAAAGGAATTTCTTCCGAGTTTTTCGCCGCCTTCTACGGATTCTAAAAGAAAAGAATGTTTCGAAGACTCGCATCCCCATTTTGCAAACAGGGAAACAGGAGTCTCCATATCCAGAAAGATCTGTTTGAAAACAGGAATTAAGTTTCCCCTTTCTGCGAGTTCGGAAAACTCCTCGAATGTAAGAGAGAAGTCCTTCAGAAATTCGGTCCCTCGATTCCTTTTCCATCGGCGAGAAAACGGGAAACGATCATTCTTTGAATTTGAGAAGTACCTTCGTAAATTTGAAAAATCTTCGCGTCGCGCATCAATTTTTCGACGGGATATTCCGT comes from the Leptospira sp. WS92.C1 genome and includes:
- a CDS encoding HEAT repeat domain-containing protein — translated: MSLYSKVNKLIFCAILISTTGWVLNAESGKLNFGNTELPKPVDAPNASASDSNSTEPSTENNSGGPSADDPRNLTEESDGVSSYEKLKRKDLTAKEREEILYDLSLKKGILTVFRAETEKRYKLLDKMALTHSIPRVRAAAVLALGRMGRSGVKTLHHVVERDGEAVKQAAYKALADIGSPSSLDYFFRGIKSNDPEIQFASWRGMGKTNDPSARDALLRQGIRSTRTEIVKASLLGLAAFQVNEDLKLFKTYLDSEDPELQKTAIEAFGIHKTRASLKILEQTLETKPELVKNIIEAIGQNKSLYGTYSFIRILENSASDELTQRIIAQLHMRKAFYQFGTVNVEGGFAQENPYPTSRKLRALTAGEVGKILQKTDRRFIQKVGDKFVEDHYFLVLLESKNPESYNETVKSWVFGPYLKLRTVNAPPKEKKRKGKKFKKTNDTPASDMEETDSANPTNSEQTPSSENGPPLEN
- a CDS encoding aminodeoxychorismate/anthranilate synthase component II, whose translation is MLLLIDNYDSFTYNLYQYFCQIGNEVEVFRNDRITLSEIKDLSPKGIILSPGPGRPEDSKVCLDVIRELGGKLPIFGVCLGHQAIGLVHGGKIVSAPSIMHGKVSLIEHDGKDIYKGIPSPFVATRYHSLVIQPESMPAELEVASKTPDGVIMGVRHKTKRHLYGVQFHPESIMTGAGLDLVRNFSSIVQEL
- the trpE gene encoding anthranilate synthase component I codes for the protein METPVSLFAKWGCESSKHSFLLESVEGGEKLGRNSFLGKSPSRLLQGKNGLFYITKGDESETEIITYDPLVLLENLLGDDVYVQDYRLPPFAGGAVGFLSFSAVRYYESIPDTKPEDENAPDCYFAIYDELLVVDHIDHVLRIVVNARIGEHASLRECYDSILKKIESIELEITNGLVSEEIKNPKKVLGTLQLNPNIPDEEYKKNVERAKEYIKAGDIFQVVPSRKVQFKPEVSPFQIYRGLRTVNPSPYMYYLRLGEITIVGSSPEIMVKYAGNQTHLRPIAGTRPRGKNSSEDKFLEDNLLADPKEIAEHIMLVDLGRNDLGRVCKPGTVRVNEFKVIEKYSHVMHIVSQCSGELDEEKTVYDLIRATLPAGTVSGAPKIRAMEIIDELENTRRAIYSGALGYISFSGESDLAIIIRTIVFYGDTAYLQAGGGVVYDSVPELELEETKNKMAALLKAVEFARNGLKGEWK
- a CDS encoding ABC transporter ATP-binding protein, whose amino-acid sequence is MKLFLRLLSYSVRYKYRFSLGIAFALLTAILNAISLTAFIPLFDSLGNDKQTRFQLQLTLPEQRILIKQKVFGEESLDGLEKTKLLLIDVKEWVNGRTKGLEPKEVVWAICIIVMPLYLLKLITYLLSVFCIATAGYKAVRDIRQELFEKNQLLPLTYFFKEKTGLMMSRIINDVEVVAAVISSNFRDATINFFYVITHLMVLLYLNTELLVVACLTVPVIILPVTLFTRKITKSTVRSQEKMADLNANIQEMISGIKVIRVFNTEQYEQTKFGKINHNVYRRNFKGQFYLQIAPSLVELTSSIVVLGFFAAGASLIYNGRFTQGEFMAFLLTLLFLLRPLTQLSQMVGKITQAIASGKRIFEIVDLETEDHSEESKISAPPLETSIEFKNLFFSYPGTNAAVLKDINLKVKKGETIALIGASGCGKSTLMDLLPRFFDPSSGTIEFDGTDVRDISLGDLRKKIGIVTQDIFLFHGSVADNIAYGKPGATRKDVIRAARLAHAHDFIKKMDNGYDSILGVRGLNLSGGQRQRLVIARALLRDPEIMILDEATSALDVESERLVSDALRRLYTNRTTFVIAHRLSTIKDIPRIIVMDNGKIVEEGDHNSLYEQNGIYRKLSDNQFATNNGVLP
- the hflX gene encoding GTPase HflX, which codes for MKKISEKRIREDVIISQEISRTLCELSLEISKQIGILIDRSGYVTHVLVGSDNSIEIPFLDRLRTSEARLRGLRLVHTHLKGETLNQEDLTDLALLRLDYITAVIMDSSGNPSGYYSAHFNPDSEEELWTVLPKQYPGQLSEGILDEILEIESRLSRSRTNLKDAQKENRAFLVGVYPERNVKRHPSLSIAELKELCRTAEVHVVDTFIQRKNRLDPSTVLGKGKLEEIILKAIQKHVELLVFDLELTPSQAKKISDIADIKVIDRTQLILDIFARNAKSRDGKLQVELAQLKYLKGRLTELDDNMSRLTGGIGGRGPGETKLEIGKRRVEERISRLEVELKSLKKRREINRRQRKRNELPVVGIVGYTNAGKSTLLNSLTNSEVLSENKLFATLDPTTRRIRFPEEREIIISDTVGFIHDLPPELSNAFKATLEELGDSDLLVHVVDISNPDYKLQMEAVEKILEELDLSHIPMIQVYNKIDHLEKFKTLASEEGFSSGYKKSSREILNNGPGLEAIADLKEELGIDSHADTVLVSAYQGWGLKTLLDLLEEKIYENAFLASSKE
- a CDS encoding response regulator; this encodes MKKIVLIVDDNDRYANNLKIWFEKKGFETVRAVDAVEGWKFYSQDKNRFHTIVTDITMETQTSGLWMIRNIHKDGYQGNKIIATTGFDFPGVMSISSSVLPWFAGIGWMVPKVPLKAGTVVFQPTSLKKKISYESIL